GATACATCTGTACGAAAATGACACTTTCAAGACTTTTCCAAGCGCTCGCTCTTGTCGTCTCGATGTCGGAAGCTTTTATCGGCTCATCCCGTTCCTCTCGCTCTTCCTTCGCCTTGTCGAGCAAAAACTCGGATCGGGCACACATTGAGCGCAATCTCGAAGACATGATGGACAACGACTGGCGCTTGTTCCGCGCCAAGCTTGTGGCGCAGGAAAAGGCCCAAAATACAGCGAACGTCAAAGAGTCTCCGACAGTCTCAGCTTCTTCGGAAACATCCGCGGAGCTTCCCAAGCCGTTGCCTCTCGGCGTGGACGAGAAACTTACCAAACAGGGACAACTTTCGGAAATCTTTGCCGGTGCTATTTCCAGTATCTTTaaaaaggacaagaacgTGACAACCAATGCCAGGGCTGTACCAAGCAGCCGCACGAGCTCCAACGAAGACATTTTTCACGGTGACCACGTGGGTGGTGCTGATTTCAGTCAAATCTCTTCGGATCCGTTCGTTAGTGCTGACGAGCTACCCTTGTGGATCGACACTTCTCGGACTCCCAAAGTGGACAAGCACCGTTGGGCGCACGAAATTTCGCACGTGGAGCCTGGATGTGTTCtcattgccaacgaaaaacTTGGAGGCGTCTTTCACCAGACAGTTGTTTTGATCATTGATCACCACGAGACGACGGGATCGACTGGAATTGTCATTAATCGGTACGTGAATCCAGGCGTTTCGCCGAAAGCCGTTCGACGAACGGTTTGTCTACTCTCTCTTTTTCTCTAACCTTTTTCACCTGCCATTTCCAGACCTATGGATGGTGACTTGCTCAAGATCGCTTCGGAACAAGAGAGCTCTCTGGATTTGTCGCTTAAACTCGCCTTTTCGCAAGCGCGCGTCACGTACGGCGGTCCCGTATTGACGGACGAATTCTCCGTCTTGCACGGTTTTGGTGAGGTCGAAGGTTCCCGGAAACTTTGTCCCGGTGTCTACATTGGTGGCTCGGAGGAGCTCATGAACGAAGTCCGCACCTTACGGTTCGACCCTGCACACGCTTTGTTTGTCAAGGGACACGCGGGTTGGGTGCCGGGACAATTGACGCGCGAAATTTCCAAGGGAGTATGGTATACTGCGGCTGCGTCGAGCGATTTTATTCTGCGCTACGCCGGCGCACCCGTTACCGAGGACGATAACGCCAACGATTTGTGGGCCGATATTCTCTCTTGCATGGGTGGAAACTATGCGAAGATTGCTGGGAAACACAAGGGACGCGGGGACCAACGCGTCTTACCTTGAGTATGGGTGTGAGCTTGACGCACAAACGAGGGTTTAACTACCAG
The genomic region above belongs to Phaeodactylum tricornutum CCAP 1055/1 chromosome 16, whole genome shotgun sequence and contains:
- a CDS encoding predicted protein; the encoded protein is MTLSRLFQALALVVSMSEAFIGSSRSSRSSFALSSKNSDRAHIERNLEDMMDNDWRLFRAKLVAQEKAQNTANVKESPTVSASSETSAELPKPLPLGVDEKLTKQGQLSEIFAGAISSIFKKDKNVTTNARAVPSSRTSSNEDIFHGDHVGGADFSQISSDPFVSADELPLWIDTSRTPKVDKHRWAHEISHVEPGCVLIANEKLGGVFHQTVVLIIDHHETTGSTGIVINRPMDGDLLKIASEQESSLDLSLKLAFSQARVTYGGPVLTDEFSVLHGFGEVEGSRKLCPGVYIGGSEELMNEVRTLRFDPAHALFVKGHAGWVPGQLTREISKGVWYTAAASSDFILRYAGAPVTEDDNANDLWADILSCMGGNYAKIAGKHKGRGDQRVLP